The Syntrophotalea acetylenivorans genome contains the following window.
GCAGGCCATGGAGCGCTTGGCCTACCATGATCCCTTGACCGAAATGTCTAACTGGCGTTTTTTTAAAGAGCGCCTTGTGACGACGCTTGGGTGGGCTCATCAGAGTGGCGAATCATTTGGTCTGATTTTCCTGGATGTTGATCGTTTTAAAAATGTTAATCAGACATTGGGTCATGAGACGGGGGATCACCTGTTACGGCTTTTTGCCGAGCGAATGGCGAGTACCCTGGATAGCCAGGCGATCCTCTCTCGTAAAGGGGGAGACCGCTTTTTCGTTCTGCTTCCCCACCTGTTGTGCGCCGCTGATGTCTGTCGGGCTGCCGAAGGCTTGTTAGAGATGCTGCGGGAGCCCTTTGAGGTTCAGGGACGAGAGGTTTACTTATCCATCAGCATCGGTGTTGTTACTTGCCCTGAGAATGGAGAGACCATTGCTACCCTGCTGGCAAATGCCGATGCCGCTATGCACCGGGCCAAAGAAAAGGGCGGGGGGCGTATTGAAAGGTATGCACCGGCTATGGGGAGGGCCAGTCGCGTTCGGCTCGGTCTCGAGGGGGCCCTGCGTAATGCGCTGAAGAACGAAGAGTTTGTGCTGCATTTTCAGCCGCAGTATCAACTTAGTACCGAACGTGTTGTGGGCGATGAAGGGTTGTTGCATGATCGCGTTTCGAGTCGCTTGGTAGGAGCTGAAAGCCTTGTCCGCTGGCAGCGTCCTGGGTGTGAGCTGGTTCCGCCAATGGAATTTATTCCACTGGCGGAAGAGACCGGTTTAATCGATGAGATCGGTACTTGGGTTCTCGAGTCGGCCTGCAGTCAACTGCGACAATGGCAACAATGGTTTGGTTCAGAATTTAAGATGTCGGTTAACCTATCCGCTCGCCAACTATGCGACCCTGCATTAGGGGCTCGCATCGCATCCATCCTCTCGGCGAATAATCTGCGTCCTGAAGTCCTTTGTCTGGAACTGACCGAAAGCTGTCTGATGGGTAGCGTTCAGGAGAACCAGCAACGGTTGCAACGACTGCGAAGTCTCGGAGTAGGTATTTCCATCGATGACTTTGGGACCGGCTACTCTTCTCTCAGTTATTTAAGACGTTTCCCGGTCACCGCTTTAAAGGTCGACCGGTCTTTCATTCAGGATCTTGGTGAACATGCCGATAATCAGGCCATAGTTAAGAATATCGTTGACATGGCCAAGGTTCTCAAGCTCGAGGTGGTAGCCGAGGGAGTCGAGACCGAACGGCAGCTTTCGTGCCTGCGCGCTATCGGTTGTCATACCGTCCAGGGTTACCTCTTTGGGCGTCCCGTTGCCGCAAGTGATTTTGCCACGTCCATTAATTGTTCGACTGACGATCAGACAGACAGGATGGGGCAGATTGGATGATCGCTAGGGAAGGGTGATGAGCTGAGCCGGGCTCGGCAGGTAGAGCAGTATGGTCCGTCCCAGAACCTGGGCTACGCTGGCTCCTGTATGCTGCGCTAACTCGCTAGCCACTTCTTTGCGATCTTGCGGGCAGCTCTCCAGGATCTTGACTTTGATCAGTTCGTGAACGTCCAATTGTTCTTTGCATGAAGCAACCAGTCTCTCGGTAACAGCCTCTTTACCAACCAAAACGATCGGTTTGAGTTTGTGCCCAAGAGCACGAAGATGGCGTACCTGTTTTCCGGTTAATTTTGGCATTGTCAGCTCCATTTCTTGGATAGTGTGAAAGACCGGAACTCTAACAAAAACCGATAATAAATGATAGCTTTTTTGTACAGCATAACCTGCTCAGAGGAGGGGCCTGCTTGCCCGGTTTTTTACTTTCCTGTAAGCCTGATTCCCTATGATGTAGATCACTGTTTAGAAATGAAACGGCTTATCAATTTCACAATGCTCCGAGGCAAGAAATTGGAGCTGTTTTATTTGGTTTGGAAAAACCTGAAAAACCGCAACAAGTTGAAACGATTTGTCAATTTCAAAATATCTAGGGGGTTGAAAAATAAGAACTCTGATTGGACGAGGGGAGTGTTCCATTGTTGTGCGGAATGGTCCAAAAGTTAGGGTTTGCGGGAAGTCGAAGAGAGAGTTTGCCGACTTGCTAAAAAAATGTTTTAAATAGTTGCTCTCGGGCATTGACAGATCAAATTGATTTGTGTAGAAATTGGTGGGCTGTGGAAAACGGGGGTTTTGCGCAGAGAGTTTGGCTGGGTCTAAGTTACAGTGTCGGATACCGGTCGAGGCCCATTTCTGATTAATTTCTTATGGAACGCAGATTGGTAGGAGGCGCTGATGTTGAAGAAGATTCTTAGCTTTTTTTGTAAACCCAAGCCAGATTCCGATTTGGCGAACAAAAAGGAGAGGAATAACAGTATGCAAACGTCCACTTGTAAGAAAGAATGTAGAATTCCTGAGCGCGCTACGTTGCCTAAGGACCTCTATCAGAAGCTTGCAGATTTTGTCTCTGAGCTTCCCCAGAAAGAAGGTCACCTGGTAACCGCACTGCACCACGCTCAGCACCTGTTCGGTTACCTGCCTCGCGAAGTGCAGGAATTTGTTGCCGACCAGATGGAAGTTTCCCTCGCCAAAGTATATGGCGTGGTAACCTTCTACACCTTCTTCACCCAGATTCCCAAGGGTAAGTATCCCATCTCTATCTGCATGGGTACTGCCTGCTTCGTTGTTGGTGCCGACAAAGTCGTTGAGGCTTTCCAGCAGCAACTCGGTGGTGTTGAGGTCAGCGAAGTTACTGCCGACGGCAAATTCTCTATCGATTGCCTGCGCTGCGTTGGTACTTGCGCACTGGCTCCGGTTGTTATGATCGGTGAAAAGGTCTACGGTGGAGTGACTCCTGATCAGGTTAAAGACATCATTGCTGACTTTTCATAAGGACGGGGGAATCTGAAAATGGCAAAAATTAATACAATTGCTGAACTGAAGAAATTGCGTGAAGACCTGCAAGGTGCTGCCCAGGCTAATGCCGGCAAGCCTCTGGTCAATGTATCCCTGGCTACCTGCAGTGTTGCTTCCGGCGGCCGCGACGTTATGGCTGCCATGAAAGAAGAAACTGCCGCTTTGGGCCTGGATGTTGAGTTCGTGCAGTCCGGTTGCATGACTTTCTGCTTTGCTGAGCCGACCGTTGTAGTGACCCTGCCCGGCAAAGACCCGGTGACCTTTGGGTACCTAGATGCCGAAAAAGCCAAGACCCTGGTGCAGAAATACATCAAGGATGGCGAGTTGGTCGATGGTGTCATTCCCGTAGGCTA
Protein-coding sequences here:
- a CDS encoding putative bifunctional diguanylate cyclase/phosphodiesterase translates to MRGFRESIRFPGLPSSHRESRGEYLRLALGLLILVSLPFFLANYLNDIPNRLLVVSFSLLLVNFLLIFLYSIHIRQKLYREQRHFYDMIRRVSEHGSETFFPALVTQLREFLGADYVHIGRFDKAQGSVLNTLAICHHGQITENTELDLTGAPCTEAFEGDAWFAHKNLQHKFPDSTLVSELQADSYLGHPLRDGAGKVVGVISAFGRKPLRRGQRALVPLALLAQHASSELERRRVQQAMERLAYHDPLTEMSNWRFFKERLVTTLGWAHQSGESFGLIFLDVDRFKNVNQTLGHETGDHLLRLFAERMASTLDSQAILSRKGGDRFFVLLPHLLCAADVCRAAEGLLEMLREPFEVQGREVYLSISIGVVTCPENGETIATLLANADAAMHRAKEKGGGRIERYAPAMGRASRVRLGLEGALRNALKNEEFVLHFQPQYQLSTERVVGDEGLLHDRVSSRLVGAESLVRWQRPGCELVPPMEFIPLAEETGLIDEIGTWVLESACSQLRQWQQWFGSEFKMSVNLSARQLCDPALGARIASILSANNLRPEVLCLELTESCLMGSVQENQQRLQRLRSLGVGISIDDFGTGYSSLSYLRRFPVTALKVDRSFIQDLGEHADNQAIVKNIVDMAKVLKLEVVAEGVETERQLSCLRAIGCHTVQGYLFGRPVAASDFATSINCSTDDQTDRMGQIG
- a CDS encoding complex I 24 kDa subunit family protein, with the translated sequence MQTSTCKKECRIPERATLPKDLYQKLADFVSELPQKEGHLVTALHHAQHLFGYLPREVQEFVADQMEVSLAKVYGVVTFYTFFTQIPKGKYPISICMGTACFVVGADKVVEAFQQQLGGVEVSEVTADGKFSIDCLRCVGTCALAPVVMIGEKVYGGVTPDQVKDIIADFS
- the yhbY gene encoding ribosome assembly RNA-binding protein YhbY; its protein translation is MPKLTGKQVRHLRALGHKLKPIVLVGKEAVTERLVASCKEQLDVHELIKVKILESCPQDRKEVASELAQHTGASVAQVLGRTILLYLPSPAQLITLP
- a CDS encoding (2Fe-2S) ferredoxin domain-containing protein; this encodes MAKINTIAELKKLREDLQGAAQANAGKPLVNVSLATCSVASGGRDVMAAMKEETAALGLDVEFVQSGCMTFCFAEPTVVVTLPGKDPVTFGYLDAEKAKTLVQKYIKDGELVDGVIPVGYERIVL